In one window of Rhodospirillaceae bacterium DNA:
- the phnC gene encoding phosphonate ABC transporter ATP-binding protein has product MLRLQNLTKQYKTGDLALKSIDLEVPDGQVMALIGPSGAGKSTLIRCVNRLVEPTTGSVRLNESEISSLSQYQLRKARRRMGMIFQEYALVERLSVMENVLSGRLGYVSFWPSYFRKFPQNDIDEAFRLLERVGLDRMADKRADELSGGQRQRVGICRALIQDPELLLIDEPTASLDPKTSRQIMRLICELCKERKLSAIINIHDVLLAQMFAERIVGLQLGEIVYDGPPGNLTAEVLTTIYGEEDWEATIEKVDDEESDTVPTSAVRAK; this is encoded by the coding sequence ATGCTGCGCCTACAAAATCTGACCAAACAATATAAAACCGGCGACCTTGCCCTAAAGAGCATCGATCTTGAAGTACCGGATGGTCAGGTCATGGCCCTGATTGGCCCGTCGGGCGCGGGCAAATCAACCCTGATCCGTTGTGTTAACCGCCTGGTGGAACCAACAACGGGTAGTGTTCGCTTAAATGAATCGGAAATATCCAGCCTGAGTCAATATCAACTCAGGAAAGCGCGCCGTCGCATGGGCATGATATTTCAGGAGTACGCCCTGGTCGAACGGCTTAGCGTGATGGAAAATGTGCTCTCCGGCCGTCTCGGGTATGTGTCCTTCTGGCCCAGTTACTTTCGGAAATTTCCACAAAACGATATTGACGAGGCGTTCCGACTACTCGAAAGAGTCGGCCTTGACCGCATGGCGGACAAACGAGCCGATGAATTGTCAGGTGGGCAACGTCAGCGGGTTGGTATTTGTCGGGCTCTAATTCAAGACCCTGAATTGCTGCTGATTGATGAACCAACCGCCTCGCTAGACCCCAAGACGTCACGTCAGATCATGCGGTTGATTTGTGAACTCTGCAAAGAACGCAAATTATCTGCAATCATTAATATTCACGATGTTTTGCTGGCTCAAATGTTCGCCGAACGCATTGTTGGTCTGCAATTAGGTGAAATTGTATACGATGGTCCACCTGGTAATCTCACAGCCGAAGTCCTGACGACGATATATGGCGAAGAGGATTGGGAAGCGACCATCGAAAAAGTCGATGATGAAGAATCGGATACAGTTCCAACGTCCGCAGTCAGAGCGAAATAA